The following is a genomic window from Sporosarcina jeotgali.
TACCAAGCGTATCATGTAGAGTAAAAAAATAACATCTGGTCTTTTTTAAAAGGCCAGATGTTATTGAAATAAAATTATTAAATCAAGACATTTTGTCTTCAATTTCAGCGATTAGCTGCTTAGCACCTTCAGGACTGAGGATTAATTTACCATCGATCAATGTTAAATTGTCATCTGACACTTCTCCAGTAACTGAACATGTCATATTAGGCATGTATTTCTTCAAGATGATTTTATCATCATCCACATAGATTTCCAGCGCGTCTTTTTGAGCTATGCCGAGTGTCCGACGCAGTTCGATAGGGATAACTACACGGCCGAGTTCGTCGACCTTACGTACGATTCCAGTAGATTTCATAGCGGGTTTCCTCCTAAAAGATAATAGTCATTCGTCAGATTTCGACATTTTTCTCTTGTCTGTCTATTATCATACCAAGTCTTCCATTTAACGTCAATAGAGAAGAACGGAAACTATGCAATGAATAATAGATACATGAAAAACGCACATAATGATGAATGATAGTTGCAGATTTGAGATAGAAAGAACGTGTCTTACATAAATCTTTCAAAAAATTAAAAAGAGGTTGACTTCCCGTGTTAGTCACTTTATAGTTAGGAACAATTCTTGCGACAATCGAATAGCAATACATCACTTTCTTATCCAGAGAGATCGAGGGGCAGGCCCTATGACATCTCGGCAGCGGGTTCATTACACGTGAACACTGTGCCAATTCCTGCAAATGCGTCATGCATTTGGAAGATGAGAACTGAGATGGTTTCACTTAACATTGAAGCCTTCTTTTTTCTCGTTTTATAGAGAAAAAAGAAGGCTTTTTCCGTTCAATCAAAAGAAAGTTCGATGACTGCGCTCGTTGCTGCACAGAATGATTTCACTAAGGAATGGAGGGTTCAGCGTGATTGAATTTAAACAGGCAGCTAAAACATTTCAAATCGGAAAGCGCAAAGTAACGGCTGTTAATAATGTGAGTTTGTCCGTTGCACAAGGAGAGATTTTTGGCATCATCGGGTTTAGCGGCGCGGGGAAGAGCACATTATTGCGCCTCGTTAATATGCTGGAGCGTCCAACCACTGGCTCAATTCAAGTCCAAGGTGTAGACCTCGCCTCTCTTTCTCAAAAAGATCTAAGAAAGCTTAGGCGCCGAATCGGAATGATCTTTCAGAACTTTAATCTGTTTACTTCCCGCACGGTTGCAGGAAATGTGGCATACCCGCTTAAACTAGGGGGCGTACCTAAAAAAGAAATTTCTGCGCGGGTAGCAGAACTATTGGACTTTGTCGGACTGTCTGATAAAGCGAATGATTACCCCGAACAACTTTCAGGCGGTCAAAAGCAGCGCGTAGGAATTGCAAGAGCATTGGCAACTTCGCCAGATATTTTGATCTGCGATGAGGCAACGTCCGCCTTAGACCCAGACACGACAGCCGATATTCTTAGACTCTTAAAAAAAGTGAACAAGGAACTGGGAATCACGATTTTATTGATCACACATGAGATGCACGTTATTCAAGAAATATGTGATCGTGTCGCTGTGATGGAGGACGGAGAAGTAATTGAGACAGGGTCTGTATTCGACACATTTACAAATCCGCAGCATCCGACTACGCAGCGATTCATTCAATCGATCCAGCAGGATCTTCCCTCTGATACATTGCTTCAAGAGTGGCGTGCAAAGGGAGGGAGAAAACTGTATCGTGTCATTTTTAAAGGAGAGATAGCAAGTGATCCAGTTCTTTCAAGGCTCACACAGCAATTTGGAGTGAATTTCAATATTGTGTACGGGTCCATTCGTGAACTGCAAGAGAAGTTTTTCGGGAATTTGTTAGTTTCATTTGACGGGGATGAGCGTTCCGTAGATTCGCTGCTTGCTGCATTGAAAGAAACCGTGGAAATTGAGGAGGTTGCTGTACATGAAAGTTGATTGGACCACATTTTGGCCCAGAATTATAGAGTCTACGGGCGAGACGGTTCTAATGGTCATTGCAACGCTCGTCTTTGGCTCGATTTTGGGAATCAGTATCGGCTTACTGCTTTACGTAACGAGAAAAGGAAACATTTTAGAGAAGCAATGGGTGTTTCAAACGTTGAATATCCTTATCAATATCATACGTCCAATTCCATTCATCATATTTCTTGTTGCATTAAGTCCTGTTACACGAGCGGTTGTAGGTTCCACAATCGGAACGTGGGCAGCAATCTTTCCAATGACAATCGCAGCCTCATTTGGAATCGCCAGGATTGTAGAAAATAATTTAGTCGGAATAGAACCCGGCGTGGTAGAAGCAGCTAAAGCAATGGGAGCGAGCCCTTTGCAAATCATATTTACAGTTCTCATACGGGAGGCTCTGGGTCCTCTGATCCTTGGTTTGACATTCGTAACGATTAGTTTGATAGATTTCTCTGCAATGGCCGGTACTGTTGGCGGGGGAGGATTGGGACACGTCGCTATGACATACGGATATCAGCGTTTTGATGGAAGTGTCATGCTGGTTACAGTAGTGATTCTGATAATCCTAGTCCAAGTAGCTCAATGGATAGGAAACACGTTTTCAAGAAAAGTTATGAGACGCTAGCCTGTTAGTTAACCCGCAAATGGAGGAGATTATAAAATGAAAAAAGTACTTATCTATTTAGGAACTGCCTTACTTTTACTGACGCTCGGAGCTTGCAGCCAAAAGACATCGGGAGAAGAAAACGATTCGAAAAAAGTGAGAATTGGTGTGACAGGATCAGACGGTGAAGTATGGCCGATCCTTAAGGAGAAAGCCGAAGCAGAAGGAATTGAAATTGAACTCATTGAGTTTGCCGATTACACTTTACCGAACCAAGCACTGGCAAACGGAGATATTGACTTGAACTCCTTCCAGCACATTGCATTCTTAAGTCAGTTCACCAAAGAAAATAATGCAGACTTAACACCAATTGGCGCCACAATCATTGCACCGATGGGGATTTACTCAGAAAAGCTGAAGTCTATTGATGATATTGAAGATGGAGCACGTATCGCAATTCCAGATGATCCATCTAACCAGGCACGTGCTTTGAAGTTACTGGAATCGGCGGGCTTGATTAAACTGGCAGATGATTTCGGATTATTCGGAGATCCTTCAAAGATTGTCAAAAATCCTAAGAACCTCGACATTTATCCAATAGTAGCTCAGCAAACTCCACGCGTACTGCCGGATGTTGCGGCTTCCATCATTAATAATGGAGTCGCTGGACAAGCAGGTTTTGATCCGGTGAAAGATCCTATCTATTTAGAAGACAGCGATGACGACAATACATTGCCCTATGTCAACATCTTTGCAACGAGAACTGCGGATGAAAACAATGAGACGTATTTACGGATTGTCGAATTGTATCACGATGAAGACGTGAAAAAAGCGGTTGAGACAGATACAAATGGCGGCTCTGTCGTAGTTGATATTTCTAAGGAAGAATTACTGAATGTCTATAAAGGACTATAAGGGAGGAAAACTATTATGAGCACAATTATTTCTAATCGAGATGTTATTTTAAATTCCATTGAATCGAACCGGGATCTATACATTCAAACGAGTCAAGTAATCCATGCAACTCCTGAAATCGGAAACCAGGAATTCTTTGCTAGTAAGAAGCATGTTGAGCTATTAAAAAGTGAAGGGTTTGAGGTTACAACAGCAGTTGCAGGTCATGAAACTTCCTTTTACGCAGTGAAAGACAGCGGAGTTCCAGGGCCGACTATCGCGTTCCTTGCCGAGTATGATGCACTTCCAGGATTAGGCCACGCATGCGGTCACAATATTATTGGCACAACTAGTGTTGCTGCGGGTATTGCTTGTTCCAAAATACTATCCGAGAGTGGGGGACGGATCATTGTGCTGGGCACGCCTGCTGAAGAAGGCGGTCCGAACGGCAGTGCAAAAGGCAGTTTTGTCAGACACGGCTATTTAAAAGGTGTCGACACAGCACTTATGATTCATCCATCCGGGAAAACGGCATTGACGAGTGAGACATTAGCTGTTGACCCGCTAGACTTCCATTTCTACGGAAAGCCTGCACATGCGTCAGGATCACCTGAAAAAGGGATCAATGCATTGGACTCGGTTATTCAACTCTTTACGGGAATCAATGCACTCCGCCAGCAGCTCCCGTCGGACGTGAGAATTCACGGCATCATTACACACGGGGGAGATGCCCCTAATATAATCCCGGAATATGCATCTGCACGATTTTTCATCCGGGCGGATACATGGGCAAAAACCGAGGAAACTTCTGCTAAGGTTCGAGCTATAGCTGAAGGTGCAGCGCTCGCAACAGGAGCTAAAGTTGACATAAAACGATTCCAAAATGAAGTAAAAGATTTTGTATTGAACTCTGTATTAGACGCGACTTTGCGTGAAGAATTAGAAGCAGCTGGTGAAATCGTGCATACAGAAAAGAGAACAGGCAAAGGATCTACGGATGCTGGAAATATTAGCTACGAGGTCCCGACCGCGCATCCTTATATAAAGATTGGCCCGGATGA
Proteins encoded in this region:
- a CDS encoding AbrB/MazE/SpoVT family DNA-binding domain-containing protein, which encodes MKSTGIVRKVDELGRVVIPIELRRTLGIAQKDALEIYVDDDKIILKKYMPNMTCSVTGEVSDDNLTLIDGKLILSPEGAKQLIAEIEDKMS
- a CDS encoding methionine ABC transporter ATP-binding protein — encoded protein: MIEFKQAAKTFQIGKRKVTAVNNVSLSVAQGEIFGIIGFSGAGKSTLLRLVNMLERPTTGSIQVQGVDLASLSQKDLRKLRRRIGMIFQNFNLFTSRTVAGNVAYPLKLGGVPKKEISARVAELLDFVGLSDKANDYPEQLSGGQKQRVGIARALATSPDILICDEATSALDPDTTADILRLLKKVNKELGITILLITHEMHVIQEICDRVAVMEDGEVIETGSVFDTFTNPQHPTTQRFIQSIQQDLPSDTLLQEWRAKGGRKLYRVIFKGEIASDPVLSRLTQQFGVNFNIVYGSIRELQEKFFGNLLVSFDGDERSVDSLLAALKETVEIEEVAVHES
- a CDS encoding methionine ABC transporter permease, whose amino-acid sequence is MKVDWTTFWPRIIESTGETVLMVIATLVFGSILGISIGLLLYVTRKGNILEKQWVFQTLNILINIIRPIPFIIFLVALSPVTRAVVGSTIGTWAAIFPMTIAASFGIARIVENNLVGIEPGVVEAAKAMGASPLQIIFTVLIREALGPLILGLTFVTISLIDFSAMAGTVGGGGLGHVAMTYGYQRFDGSVMLVTVVILIILVQVAQWIGNTFSRKVMRR
- a CDS encoding MetQ/NlpA family ABC transporter substrate-binding protein; the encoded protein is MKKVLIYLGTALLLLTLGACSQKTSGEENDSKKVRIGVTGSDGEVWPILKEKAEAEGIEIELIEFADYTLPNQALANGDIDLNSFQHIAFLSQFTKENNADLTPIGATIIAPMGIYSEKLKSIDDIEDGARIAIPDDPSNQARALKLLESAGLIKLADDFGLFGDPSKIVKNPKNLDIYPIVAQQTPRVLPDVAASIINNGVAGQAGFDPVKDPIYLEDSDDDNTLPYVNIFATRTADENNETYLRIVELYHDEDVKKAVETDTNGGSVVVDISKEELLNVYKGL
- a CDS encoding M20 family metallopeptidase, translating into MSTIISNRDVILNSIESNRDLYIQTSQVIHATPEIGNQEFFASKKHVELLKSEGFEVTTAVAGHETSFYAVKDSGVPGPTIAFLAEYDALPGLGHACGHNIIGTTSVAAGIACSKILSESGGRIIVLGTPAEEGGPNGSAKGSFVRHGYLKGVDTALMIHPSGKTALTSETLAVDPLDFHFYGKPAHASGSPEKGINALDSVIQLFTGINALRQQLPSDVRIHGIITHGGDAPNIIPEYASARFFIRADTWAKTEETSAKVRAIAEGAALATGAKVDIKRFQNEVKDFVLNSVLDATLREELEAAGEIVHTEKRTGKGSTDAGNISYEVPTAHPYIKIGPDDLVAHTDEFREAAKSSVGDEALITGAKVLASTGYRLLTDAELLHRVKKEYEKSLDEKK